From one Rhizobium sp. CIAT894 genomic stretch:
- the phnE gene encoding phosphonate ABC transporter, permease protein PhnE gives MTVIDANRMNEIEARYPDYFHRSFRQRFGGLMILIATLLYSLYAVWFFDLPKLFAEAHWERVGIYLSQWVSYDVQPEFRIEDDGSIEVRYPRFSPLGDNPHPDWLVNNPDGSITVSISGTSRTVTVSKNKTIVTAHGVSVPVEVSSGAPKVIGPVPGWMTVYDDNVLADLGFAGNVSISVDRVKIRKRFIGWANFIFDTQSSFFDKPAGEVIGLIISGPRIKPDQSNLSLAFDDIWNNSEWQHGDVWTKLFQTIVMAFLGTLLGSLAAFPLAFMAARNITPNRLLNQILKRFFDFLRSVDMLIWALFLTRAFGPGPLAGSGAIFLTETGTLGKLYSEGLENIDNKPREGIQSTGAQTVLVHRYGIMPQIVPVIVSQTLYQWESNVRGATIIGAVGAGGIGLKLWEAMRTNANWENVAYMVILILIVVFLFDAASNALRHRLMGTKAH, from the coding sequence ATGACGGTGATCGACGCAAACCGGATGAACGAGATAGAAGCGCGCTATCCGGACTATTTCCACCGGTCGTTCCGCCAGCGTTTCGGCGGGCTGATGATCCTCATCGCGACGCTGCTCTACAGCCTCTATGCCGTCTGGTTCTTCGATCTGCCGAAGCTCTTTGCCGAAGCGCATTGGGAGCGCGTCGGCATCTATCTCAGCCAATGGGTAAGCTACGACGTTCAGCCGGAATTCCGCATCGAGGACGACGGCTCGATCGAAGTGCGTTACCCGCGCTTCTCGCCGCTCGGCGACAATCCCCATCCCGACTGGCTGGTCAACAACCCCGATGGCAGCATCACCGTTTCGATCAGCGGTACCAGCCGCACGGTCACCGTCTCGAAGAACAAGACAATCGTCACCGCCCATGGTGTCAGCGTGCCGGTCGAGGTTTCGAGCGGTGCGCCGAAGGTGATCGGGCCGGTGCCTGGCTGGATGACGGTTTATGACGACAATGTGCTTGCCGATCTCGGTTTTGCCGGGAATGTCAGCATTTCCGTCGACCGGGTGAAAATCCGCAAGCGTTTCATCGGCTGGGCGAATTTCATCTTCGACACACAATCCTCCTTCTTCGACAAGCCCGCCGGCGAAGTCATTGGCCTCATCATCTCCGGCCCGCGCATTAAGCCCGACCAGTCCAACCTGTCGCTCGCCTTCGACGATATCTGGAACAACAGCGAATGGCAGCACGGCGATGTCTGGACCAAGCTTTTCCAGACGATCGTCATGGCGTTTCTCGGAACTTTGCTCGGCTCGCTCGCCGCCTTTCCGCTCGCCTTCATGGCGGCGCGCAACATCACGCCGAACCGCCTGCTCAATCAGATCCTGAAACGCTTCTTCGATTTCCTGCGCTCGGTCGACATGCTGATCTGGGCGCTGTTCCTGACGCGCGCCTTCGGCCCCGGCCCGCTCGCCGGTTCCGGCGCAATCTTCCTCACCGAGACCGGCACGCTCGGCAAGCTCTATTCCGAGGGCCTCGAGAATATCGACAACAAGCCGCGGGAAGGCATCCAATCGACCGGCGCTCAGACCGTGCTCGTCCATCGTTACGGCATTATGCCGCAGATCGTTCCCGTCATCGTCAGTCAGACCCTCTACCAATGGGAATCGAACGTGCGCGGCGCGACCATCATCGGCGCCGTCGGCGCGGGCGGCATCGGCCTCAAACTCTGGGAGGCGATGCGCACCAACGCCAACTGGGAAAACGTCGCCTATATGGTCATCCTGATCCTGATCGTCGTCTTCCTCTTCGACGCCGCCTCGAACGCGCTGCGCCACCGGCTGATGGGCACGAAGGCGCACTGA
- a CDS encoding DUF1045 domain-containing protein, translated as MRYALYFSPPKDDPLTGAASLWLGRDAFAGETYPAPEHETLGAAEQFELTADPRRYGFHATIKAPFSLAASVTEKDLMTVVEEFAARTHAFEIPELVLGQLGRFFALVPGSLHQPLQDFAAKVVKSFEPFRAALSPADVARRNPEKLSDSQRSNLQRWGYPYVMEDFGFHMTLTGQVPETRAEVMKAILTERFADFIGRPLAISGLAVFTEETRGAPFKVHSWLPLSGAKS; from the coding sequence TTGCGCTACGCTCTCTATTTCTCGCCGCCGAAGGATGATCCCCTGACCGGCGCGGCCTCGCTCTGGCTCGGCCGCGATGCCTTTGCCGGCGAAACCTATCCGGCGCCGGAGCATGAGACCCTCGGTGCGGCAGAGCAGTTCGAGCTGACCGCCGACCCGCGCCGCTACGGCTTTCACGCGACGATCAAGGCGCCGTTTTCGCTCGCCGCCTCCGTCACCGAAAAGGATCTCATGACCGTCGTCGAGGAGTTTGCCGCGCGCACGCACGCCTTCGAGATCCCTGAGCTGGTGCTCGGCCAGCTCGGCCGTTTTTTTGCTCTCGTTCCCGGTTCTCTTCATCAACCTCTTCAGGATTTCGCCGCGAAGGTGGTAAAGTCATTCGAACCGTTCCGCGCAGCGCTTTCTCCGGCCGACGTGGCGCGGCGCAACCCGGAGAAGCTCAGCGACAGCCAGCGCTCTAATCTGCAGCGCTGGGGTTATCCTTATGTGATGGAGGATTTCGGCTTCCACATGACGCTCACCGGCCAGGTGCCCGAGACACGCGCCGAGGTGATGAAAGCTATCCTGACCGAGCGTTTTGCCGATTTCATCGGCCGGCCGCTTGCGATTTCCGGCCTTGCCGTCTTCACCGAGGAGACGCGCGGCGCCCCGTTCAAAGTTCATTCCTGGCTGCCGCTTTCCGGCGCCAAAAGCTGA
- a CDS encoding carbon-phosphorus lyase complex subunit PhnI, whose amino-acid sequence MYVAVKGGEAAIANAHRLLADRRRGDRSLPAIGIGQIVEQLALAVDRVMAEASLFDRTLAALAVRQSRGDMIEAIFLLRAYRTTLPRFGYSKPLDTADMTIERRISATYKDLPGGQLLGPTFDYTHRLLDPSLLEDEAVEAPAQRPAETGRVMRVSEILGEEGLIEADGDMPEDHEIGDLTREPMEFPMTRDLRLQALARGDEGFLLALGYSTQRGYGRNHPFTGEIRIGEVEVEFDVPELGFAVSLGVIRVTECQMVNQFKGSAKAPPQFTRGYGLVFGQSERKAMAMSLVDRALRAEELGEDITAPAQDEEFVISHSDNVQATGFVEHLKLPHYVDFQAELDLVRRMRREFEAARNAGEDMKEAAE is encoded by the coding sequence ATGTATGTTGCCGTCAAGGGTGGCGAGGCCGCCATCGCCAATGCCCACCGGCTGCTCGCCGACCGACGCCGCGGCGACCGTTCGCTGCCGGCGATCGGCATCGGGCAGATCGTCGAACAACTTGCCCTCGCCGTCGACCGCGTCATGGCCGAGGCCTCGCTTTTCGACCGCACGCTCGCAGCCCTTGCCGTCCGCCAATCGCGCGGCGACATGATCGAGGCGATCTTCCTGCTACGCGCGTATCGCACGACGCTGCCACGCTTCGGTTATTCCAAGCCGCTTGATACGGCTGATATGACGATCGAGCGTCGCATCTCGGCGACTTACAAGGACCTGCCGGGCGGCCAGCTGCTTGGGCCCACCTTCGACTATACGCACCGGCTGCTCGATCCCTCGCTGCTCGAGGATGAAGCGGTCGAAGCGCCCGCCCAGCGTCCGGCCGAGACCGGCCGTGTCATGCGCGTCTCCGAGATCCTCGGCGAGGAGGGGCTGATCGAGGCCGATGGCGACATGCCTGAGGATCACGAGATCGGCGACCTTACCCGCGAGCCGATGGAATTCCCGATGACCCGCGATCTGCGCCTGCAGGCGCTTGCCCGCGGCGACGAAGGTTTCCTGCTGGCGCTCGGTTATTCCACCCAGCGCGGTTACGGCCGCAATCATCCCTTCACCGGCGAAATCCGCATCGGCGAGGTCGAGGTGGAATTCGACGTGCCGGAGCTCGGCTTTGCCGTCTCGCTCGGCGTCATCCGGGTCACCGAATGCCAGATGGTCAATCAGTTCAAGGGGTCGGCCAAGGCGCCGCCGCAATTCACCCGCGGCTACGGCCTGGTATTCGGCCAGAGCGAGCGCAAGGCGATGGCGATGTCGCTGGTCGATCGCGCGCTTCGCGCCGAAGAGCTCGGCGAGGATATCACCGCGCCGGCGCAGGACGAGGAATTCGTCATCTCGCACTCCGACAATGTCCAGGCGACCGGCTTCGTCGAACACCTGAAACTTCCGCATTATGTGGACTTCCAGGCCGAACTCGATCTCGTCCGCCGCATGCGCCGCGAATTCGAAGCCGCCCGCAATGCCGGCGAAGACATGAAGGAAGCCGCCGAATGA
- the phnK gene encoding phosphonate C-P lyase system protein PhnK — protein MTDIPLLKVHDLSKFYGNRIGCRNVSFELWPGEVLAIVGESGSGKTTLLNCISTRLMPTTGSVEYHMRDGSYRDLYHMNEAERRFLMRTDWGFVHQNPADGLRMAVSAGANVGERLMAIGDRHYGNIRSTAIDWLERVEIDADRIDDQPRAFSGGMRQRLQIARNLVTGPRLVFMDEPTGGLDVSVQARLLDLVRGLVNDLGLSAIIVTHDLAVARLLSHRMMVMKDGYVIEHGLTDRVLDDPREPYTQLLVSSILQV, from the coding sequence ATGACCGACATACCGCTTCTCAAAGTCCATGACCTCTCGAAGTTCTACGGCAATCGCATCGGCTGCCGGAACGTCTCCTTCGAGCTTTGGCCCGGTGAAGTTCTCGCCATCGTCGGCGAATCCGGGTCGGGCAAGACGACGCTGCTCAACTGCATTTCCACCCGGCTGATGCCGACGACCGGCAGTGTCGAATACCACATGCGCGACGGCAGCTACCGCGACCTCTACCATATGAACGAGGCCGAACGCCGCTTCCTGATGCGGACCGACTGGGGCTTCGTGCACCAGAATCCGGCCGACGGCCTGCGCATGGCGGTCTCGGCCGGCGCCAATGTCGGCGAGCGGCTGATGGCGATCGGTGACCGGCATTACGGCAATATCCGCTCCACCGCCATCGACTGGCTGGAACGCGTCGAGATCGATGCCGACCGCATCGACGACCAGCCGCGCGCCTTTTCCGGCGGCATGCGCCAGCGATTGCAGATCGCCCGCAATCTCGTCACCGGCCCGCGCCTGGTCTTCATGGACGAACCGACAGGCGGCCTCGACGTTTCGGTGCAGGCCCGCCTGCTCGATCTCGTGCGCGGCCTCGTCAACGATCTCGGCCTCTCGGCCATCATCGTCACCCACGATCTTGCCGTCGCCCGCCTGCTCTCCCACCGGATGATGGTGATGAAGGACGGCTATGTCATCGAACACGGGCTGACCGACCGGGTGCTCGACGATCCCAGAGAACCCTACACGCAGTTGCTCGTCTCCTCGATCCTCCAGGTCTGA
- a CDS encoding alpha-D-ribose 1-methylphosphonate 5-phosphate C-P-lyase PhnJ has protein sequence MSDLASYNFAYLDEQTKRMIRRAILKAIAVPGYQVPFASREMPMPYGWGTGGVQVTASIIGPGDVLKVIDQGADDTTNAVSIRAFFQKVANVAVTTRTGDATIIQTRHRIPEEKLGPGQVLVYQVPIPEPLRFLEPRETETRKMHALEEYGLMHVKLYEDIARNGRIATTYAYPVKVHGRYVMDPSPTPKFDNPKMHRSEALQLFGAGREKRIYAVPPYTDVVSLDFEDHPFEIQRFDRPCALCGAGDVYLDEVILDDKGGRMFVCSDTDHCEDRRAHGHAGEMLAREAAE, from the coding sequence ATGAGCGATCTCGCCAGCTACAACTTCGCCTATCTCGACGAACAGACCAAGCGGATGATCCGCCGCGCCATCCTGAAGGCGATCGCCGTTCCGGGCTACCAGGTGCCCTTCGCCAGCAGAGAAATGCCGATGCCTTACGGCTGGGGCACCGGCGGCGTGCAGGTGACGGCCTCGATCATCGGGCCTGGCGACGTGCTGAAGGTCATCGATCAGGGCGCCGACGACACGACCAATGCCGTTTCGATCCGCGCCTTCTTCCAGAAGGTCGCCAATGTCGCGGTGACGACGCGCACCGGCGATGCGACGATCATCCAGACGCGCCATCGCATCCCGGAAGAGAAGCTCGGGCCCGGCCAGGTGCTCGTCTACCAGGTGCCGATCCCCGAGCCGCTACGCTTCCTCGAACCGCGCGAGACCGAAACGCGCAAGATGCATGCGCTCGAGGAATACGGTCTCATGCATGTGAAACTCTACGAGGATATCGCCCGCAACGGCCGCATCGCCACGACCTATGCCTATCCGGTCAAAGTGCACGGGCGCTATGTCATGGATCCTTCGCCAACGCCGAAATTCGATAATCCGAAGATGCACAGGTCGGAAGCGCTGCAGCTTTTCGGCGCCGGTCGCGAAAAGCGCATCTATGCCGTGCCGCCCTATACCGACGTCGTCAGCCTGGATTTTGAGGACCATCCCTTCGAGATCCAGCGCTTCGACAGGCCTTGCGCGCTCTGCGGCGCTGGTGATGTCTACCTCGATGAGGTCATCCTCGACGACAAGGGCGGGCGCATGTTCGTCTGCTCCGACACCGATCATTGCGAAGATCGCCGCGCACACGGACATGCCGGCGAGATGCTGGCCCGGGAGGCTGCAGAATGA
- the phnD gene encoding phosphonate ABC transporter substrate-binding protein, which yields MLKKALFAATALFALAGGAHAADLKEFRIGILGGENETDRLRNYACLADHLKQEFGFEKVSLFPAADYDGVIQGLLGGTLDFAELGASGYAAVYIKDPKAVTPILTTQQKDGSTGYHSIGLALKSSGIKTIKDAKGKKLGYADPDSTSGYLVPLTQIPKDTGMPNDKFFASTQFNGGHENNLLAAYDGKVDVAVDDSSGIGDFKDGYTSGTFRKEVDKGAVDPNKLVEVWRSPLIPNGPLVVRNALGEEWQTKLAAFFTALPEKDHKCFAAVEGGDYKGYAPVKHEFYNTVVEVRKAAIGG from the coding sequence ATGTTGAAAAAAGCACTCTTTGCGGCAACGGCGCTCTTCGCGCTCGCCGGCGGCGCCCATGCTGCAGACCTCAAGGAATTCCGCATCGGCATCCTCGGCGGCGAGAACGAAACCGACCGCCTGCGCAACTATGCCTGCCTTGCCGACCATCTGAAGCAGGAATTCGGCTTCGAGAAGGTCTCGCTGTTCCCGGCCGCCGACTATGACGGCGTTATCCAGGGCCTGCTCGGCGGCACGCTCGACTTCGCCGAACTCGGCGCTTCCGGCTACGCAGCCGTCTACATCAAGGATCCGAAGGCTGTCACGCCGATCCTGACGACGCAGCAGAAGGACGGTTCGACCGGCTACCACTCGATCGGCCTTGCCCTGAAGTCCTCCGGCATCAAGACCATCAAGGACGCCAAGGGCAAGAAGCTCGGCTATGCCGATCCGGATTCCACCTCGGGCTATCTCGTTCCGCTGACGCAGATCCCGAAGGATACGGGCATGCCGAACGACAAGTTCTTCGCTTCCACGCAGTTCAATGGCGGCCATGAGAACAACCTTCTCGCCGCTTACGACGGCAAGGTCGACGTTGCCGTCGACGACTCCTCTGGCATCGGTGATTTCAAGGACGGCTACACCTCCGGCACCTTCCGCAAGGAAGTCGACAAGGGCGCCGTCGATCCGAACAAGCTGGTTGAAGTCTGGCGTTCGCCGCTGATCCCGAACGGCCCGCTCGTCGTTCGCAACGCGCTTGGCGAAGAATGGCAGACGAAGCTCGCAGCCTTCTTCACGGCGTTGCCGGAAAAGGATCACAAGTGCTTCGCAGCCGTCGAAGGCGGTGATTACAAGGGCTATGCCCCCGTCAAGCACGAGTTCTACAACACTGTTGTCGAAGTCCGCAAAGCTGCCATCGGCGGCTGA
- the phnL gene encoding phosphonate C-P lyase system protein PhnL codes for MPTPLVVSEVSKSFTMHLRDGIRLPVVSDVAFSVAAGECVVLGGPSGIGKSSLLKMIYGNYAVDSGQILIRHDGRIVDLASADPRTVLNVRRHTLGYVSQFLRTVPRVAAIDVVAEPLTARGEEAVKAREKAGALLAKLNLPETLWQLPPATFSGGEQQRVNIARGFITEHRILLLDEPTASLDAKNRAVVVGMIAEKKKAGVALLGIFHDEEVREAVADRILDVQQFSPGKIAA; via the coding sequence ATGCCAACGCCCCTCGTCGTTTCCGAAGTCTCGAAGAGCTTCACCATGCACCTGCGCGACGGCATCAGATTGCCCGTCGTCTCCGACGTCGCTTTTTCGGTCGCAGCAGGCGAATGCGTCGTGCTCGGCGGCCCCTCGGGCATCGGCAAGAGTTCGCTGCTCAAAATGATCTACGGCAATTATGCCGTCGACAGCGGCCAGATCCTGATCCGCCACGACGGGCGCATCGTCGATCTGGCCTCCGCCGATCCGCGCACCGTGCTCAATGTGCGGCGCCATACGCTCGGCTATGTCAGTCAGTTCCTGCGCACCGTGCCGCGCGTGGCGGCGATCGACGTGGTTGCCGAACCGCTCACGGCGCGCGGCGAGGAAGCCGTCAAGGCACGGGAAAAGGCGGGTGCCCTGCTCGCCAAGCTCAACCTGCCGGAGACGCTCTGGCAGCTTCCGCCTGCCACCTTTTCCGGTGGCGAGCAGCAACGCGTCAATATCGCGCGCGGCTTTATCACCGAACATAGGATCCTGCTTCTCGACGAACCCACAGCTTCGCTCGATGCAAAAAACCGCGCCGTGGTCGTCGGCATGATCGCGGAAAAGAAGAAGGCGGGTGTGGCTCTCCTCGGCATTTTCCATGATGAGGAAGTGCGGGAAGCCGTTGCCGATCGCATCCTCGATGTCCAGCAGTTCTCGCCTGGAAAGATCGCCGCATGA
- a CDS encoding DapH/DapD/GlmU-related protein — MSRKLGTEPSIHETADVSDSTFGRYTEVSERCRISEAEFGDYSYIMQDGAVWCATIGKFVNIAAAVRINATNHPTWRATLHHFTYRAANYWPDADMDTDFFAWRRANRVTIGHDVWIGHGATILPGVSVGNGAVIGAGAVVSKDVAPYTIVGGVPAKLIRERFPKAVGERMDRLAWWDWEHDRLRLALQDFRNLSAEDFLARYDG, encoded by the coding sequence ATGAGCCGCAAGCTGGGCACCGAGCCCTCTATCCACGAAACGGCTGACGTCAGCGACTCTACCTTCGGGCGTTATACAGAGGTCTCCGAGCGCTGCCGCATCAGCGAGGCCGAGTTCGGCGACTATTCCTACATTATGCAGGACGGCGCCGTCTGGTGCGCGACCATCGGCAAGTTCGTCAATATCGCCGCCGCTGTACGCATCAACGCCACCAACCATCCGACCTGGCGGGCGACACTGCATCATTTCACCTATCGCGCCGCCAATTACTGGCCGGACGCGGACATGGACACGGATTTCTTCGCCTGGCGGCGGGCCAACCGCGTGACGATCGGCCACGACGTCTGGATCGGCCATGGGGCGACCATCCTGCCCGGCGTCAGCGTCGGCAACGGCGCCGTCATCGGCGCCGGCGCGGTCGTATCAAAGGACGTCGCACCCTATACGATCGTCGGCGGCGTGCCGGCCAAGCTGATCCGCGAGCGCTTTCCGAAAGCGGTCGGCGAGCGGATGGACAGGCTTGCCTGGTGGGACTGGGAGCATGATCGTCTGCGCCTGGCGCTTCAGGATTTCCGCAACCTGAGCGCGGAAGATTTTCTGGCGCGCTACGACGGTTAA
- the phnE gene encoding phosphonate ABC transporter, permease protein PhnE, translating to MTIADTQPHMQSTEEIGTAWGRMVAKRRFYTVLGLVILIAAFVSSVRFADESNAGHFFDRLPHLFDFLSWLIPKDWNDVWRALFDIASVNDKGGEEFNFDKGRVYVWGAFYIPEYFELMIVTINVALISTIVAFVFAVPLSFFAARNLTRSWPLRVFTKRLMEFLRAFPEIVIAGLFSAILSIGPVAAIIAITLHTIGALGKLFYEVAENIDMKPHEGMKAVGANWWERVRFAALPQVLPNFTSYALLRLEINVRASTIIGAVGGGGIGEELKLSISRGFGAKTMALVLLLFVTIVAVDQFSAWLRRRLVGEQAFLLQH from the coding sequence ATGACTATTGCCGATACACAGCCGCACATGCAGAGCACCGAGGAGATCGGCACCGCCTGGGGCCGGATGGTCGCCAAGCGCCGCTTCTACACTGTGCTTGGCCTGGTTATCCTCATTGCGGCTTTCGTGAGTTCCGTCCGCTTCGCCGACGAAAGCAATGCCGGCCATTTCTTCGACCGTCTGCCGCATCTCTTCGATTTCCTCAGCTGGCTCATCCCCAAGGATTGGAACGACGTCTGGCGCGCGCTGTTCGACATCGCGAGCGTCAACGACAAAGGCGGCGAGGAATTCAATTTCGATAAGGGCCGCGTCTACGTCTGGGGCGCCTTCTACATTCCCGAATATTTCGAGCTGATGATCGTCACGATCAACGTGGCGCTGATCTCGACGATCGTCGCCTTCGTCTTTGCCGTTCCGTTGAGCTTCTTTGCCGCCCGCAACCTGACGCGTTCATGGCCGCTGCGCGTCTTCACCAAGCGCCTGATGGAATTCCTGCGCGCCTTTCCCGAGATCGTCATCGCCGGCCTGTTTTCGGCGATCCTGTCGATCGGGCCGGTCGCCGCGATCATCGCCATCACCCTGCATACGATCGGCGCGCTCGGCAAACTCTTCTACGAGGTCGCCGAGAATATCGACATGAAGCCGCATGAGGGCATGAAAGCCGTCGGCGCCAACTGGTGGGAGCGGGTGCGTTTCGCCGCCCTGCCGCAGGTGCTGCCGAATTTCACCTCCTATGCGCTGCTGCGGCTCGAGATCAACGTGCGCGCCTCGACGATCATCGGCGCTGTGGGCGGCGGCGGTATCGGCGAGGAGCTGAAGCTTTCGATCTCGCGCGGCTTCGGCGCCAAGACGATGGCGCTCGTTCTGCTGCTGTTCGTGACGATCGTTGCCGTAGACCAGTTCTCCGCATGGCTGCGCCGCCGCCTCGTCGGCGAGCAGGCCTTCCTTCTGCAACATTGA
- a CDS encoding alpha-D-ribose 1-methylphosphonate 5-triphosphate diphosphatase: protein MSKETVFSNARIVLEDDILAGSILIRDGKIADISEGNSVAGEDFEGDYIIPGLVELHTDHLEGHYQPRPGIRWDKIAAVQAHDAQIVTSGITTVFDCLRMGADEDGGFEHGEMRDMADAIQSAEKEGRLRAEHLLHLRCEVSADNVLEHFADFEHDRHVRLVSLMDHAPGQRQFQTMDQYIFYYQKKRGLSDEVFARFVAKRQAESARNSTPHRNAIAKVCAERGITVASHDDATLSHVDEAIDNGVRLAEFPTSFDAARASHEHGMSVLMGAPNIVRGKSHSGNIAARDLAEMGVLDVLSSDYVPLSLLHAPFILADEVESITLPKAIAMVTSTPARTVSLDDRGRIATGLRADLVRVHRSHGVPVTRSVWRQGRRVA, encoded by the coding sequence ATGAGCAAAGAGACCGTGTTTTCCAACGCCCGCATCGTTCTCGAGGATGATATCCTCGCAGGCTCGATCCTCATTCGCGACGGAAAGATTGCCGATATCTCCGAGGGCAATTCGGTGGCCGGCGAAGATTTCGAAGGCGACTATATCATTCCCGGCCTCGTCGAACTGCACACCGATCATCTCGAAGGCCATTACCAGCCGCGTCCCGGCATTCGCTGGGACAAGATCGCCGCAGTTCAGGCCCATGACGCCCAGATCGTCACCTCGGGCATCACCACGGTATTCGACTGCCTGCGCATGGGCGCGGACGAGGACGGCGGCTTCGAGCATGGCGAGATGCGCGACATGGCCGACGCAATCCAATCGGCCGAGAAGGAAGGCCGGCTGCGCGCCGAGCACCTGCTGCATCTGCGCTGCGAGGTCTCGGCCGACAATGTGCTCGAACATTTCGCCGATTTCGAACACGACCGGCATGTCCGGCTCGTCTCGCTGATGGATCATGCGCCCGGCCAGCGGCAGTTCCAGACGATGGATCAATATATCTTCTACTACCAGAAGAAGCGGGGCCTGAGCGACGAGGTCTTCGCCCGTTTCGTCGCCAAGCGCCAGGCGGAATCGGCGCGCAATTCGACGCCGCATCGCAACGCTATCGCCAAGGTCTGCGCCGAGCGCGGCATTACCGTGGCAAGCCATGACGACGCGACGCTCTCCCATGTCGACGAGGCGATCGACAACGGCGTGCGGCTTGCCGAATTCCCGACCAGCTTCGATGCCGCCCGCGCCTCGCACGAACATGGCATGAGCGTGCTGATGGGCGCGCCGAACATCGTGCGCGGCAAGTCCCATTCCGGCAATATCGCCGCCCGCGACCTCGCCGAGATGGGCGTGCTCGACGTGCTGTCCTCCGATTACGTGCCGCTCAGCCTGCTGCATGCGCCCTTCATCCTTGCCGACGAGGTCGAGAGCATTACCCTGCCGAAGGCGATCGCCATGGTGACGTCGACGCCCGCCCGCACCGTCAGCCTCGACGATCGCGGCCGGATCGCCACCGGGCTGCGCGCCGATCTCGTCCGCGTCCACCGTTCGCATGGCGTGCCGGTGACACGCTCCGTCTGGCGCCAGGGACGCCGTGTCGCATGA
- the phnC gene encoding phosphonate ABC transporter ATP-binding protein, with product MFELKDVTRRFGNKLAVDTVTLDIPQGQMVGIIGRSGAGKSTLLRMINRLQEPSSGSIHFAGVEVSRLRGRALRNWQRDCAMIFQQFNLVPRLDVLTNVMLGRLNHRSTLMSLLNIFTREERVHAIAALERLGIEQTALQPAGTLSGGQQQRVAIARALMQKPKMVLADEPIASLDPLNAKIVMDALRDINEREGITVITNLHTLDTARNYCERIVGMARGRVVFDGKPSELTAEAVKAIYGTDKDGAGIDETMTSTSITVAPERADNQSAGIQPLALAGL from the coding sequence ATGTTCGAGCTGAAAGATGTCACACGTCGTTTCGGAAACAAGCTCGCCGTCGATACCGTCACGCTCGATATCCCCCAGGGCCAGATGGTCGGCATCATCGGCCGCTCCGGCGCCGGCAAGTCGACGCTGCTGCGCATGATCAACCGCCTGCAGGAACCGAGTTCCGGTTCCATTCATTTCGCCGGCGTCGAAGTCTCCAGGCTTCGCGGCCGGGCGTTGCGCAACTGGCAGCGCGACTGCGCGATGATCTTCCAGCAGTTCAACCTGGTGCCGCGCCTCGACGTGTTGACCAATGTCATGCTCGGCCGCCTCAATCACCGCTCGACGCTGATGAGCCTGCTCAACATCTTCACCCGCGAGGAGCGCGTGCATGCCATCGCAGCCCTGGAGCGCCTCGGCATCGAGCAGACGGCGCTGCAGCCGGCCGGCACGCTTTCCGGTGGCCAGCAGCAGCGCGTGGCGATCGCCCGCGCCCTGATGCAGAAGCCGAAGATGGTGCTAGCCGACGAGCCGATCGCCTCGCTCGATCCGTTGAACGCCAAGATCGTCATGGATGCGCTGCGCGATATCAACGAACGCGAGGGCATCACCGTCATCACCAACCTCCACACGCTCGATACTGCCCGCAACTATTGTGAGCGCATCGTCGGCATGGCCCGTGGCCGCGTCGTCTTCGACGGCAAGCCGTCGGAGCTGACCGCCGAAGCGGTGAAGGCGATTTACGGGACGGACAAGGATGGCGCCGGCATCGACGAAACGATGACCTCGACCTCCATCACTGTCGCTCCCGAGCGGGCTGACAATCAATCCGCCGGCATCCAACCGCTGGCGCTGGCCGGCCTCTGA